Below is a genomic region from Gloeocapsa sp. DLM2.Bin57.
GGTACAAGAGCTTACGTTGGACGTATTGAACATGCTGCTGGTGAGTATTCACAACTGATGTGTCAATCTGATGCGCCAGCGGCGTCACTTCCTGCTCTGGGTAACACCGATGACTGCCCTGATGGCTCTACACAGGTTCGTTAAGAATTTTATTCCCCGAGACAAGTCTAGTTGTATAACTCAGGCTTGACTCCCGAAGAAATTAGGTGAGACTCTTTAGTGGAGGCGTGGTTTCTTCCTCTGATTTACAAGAAAAGAGGCAGTAACTCACGCTTTTTTTTTAGGGAAGAGGCAAAAGCTAGACTAGTAATAGGTTTCATAATTTAAAAATGTCAAACACCTTAGCTTGTATTGCTATATAGCCCAAGATTCTCTCAAAGAATTAGAAACTCATAGCATTATTTCACAAAAAGTCACACTTGCTTCTGCTTCCTCCATTAGAACAATTCTTACTCAATGTGAATCCATGGGCAGACTCCTACTAGCTTTAATTCGCTCCCTTAAAAACCAATAATCCCTACACCCTACACCCTAAACCCTGTCTCCCTATCAACAAATGGATAAGGAAAAATCGTTAAAGAAATATAACTATAGAACCATGAATACTCCTTTAGAGTTAAAAACCAAATTGTTATTCTATCTGCGTAGGAAATCATCTTTGGGTTTTACGCTGTTAGAATTAATGGTGGTAATGATTTTTTTGAGTATTTTCTCGGCGATCGCTTTACCTAACTTAGTTAAACAAGCGGGTAAAGCTAGAGAAGTAGAGTTTAAAAACACCATAGGCTCGATTAATCGTGCTCAACAGACTTATCATTGGGAAAAGAATGAATTTGCTCAAGGAGCAGATGATTCTGCGACTCTTAATCTGTTAAATATTAGTTTTAACCATAAATACATTGAAGATTATAACATTAGAGCTTATAATGATAGTAATTACGCCACCATCCGTCCCAATAATCCCAACTATCAGCTAGATCAAACCAGAGCTTATGCAGGGGGTACATACTTTGATGAAGGTAATTATAGCGTAATTATTTGTCAATCTTATGAAGTAACAGAGATTATTGATGAACCTGTAAACGATCAAGAATGTGAACCAAATGCAGAAAGGATTCGCTAAATCAATACCCTCTCTTATTTTACCTGTCCTAGTGTTGATTGCTTCTCTAGGAGGAGTTGTGCTGTTACAATTGCCGAGAGCTAATGAAGATAAATCTAGTCTAACCCAAGAGGAAGCTCTCAAGGAAGAACAACAAAAACGACTACGTCTCAATATATTAGAACAATTACCTACTTTTGGTTATAATAATTTACTAGCTAACTGGATATTTCTCGATTTTATTCAATATTATGGCGATGGACCTGCGCGTAATTTAACTGGTAACACTCTCAGTGGCGATTATTTTGCAAGCGTAATTAATAAAGATCCCCGTTTTGTAGGGGCTTACTTTATTTTAGCTCCTGCTACTTCTCTATTTGGAGGAGATCCCCTCAGAAGTATCGCCCTCATGGATGAAGGATTGGAGTATCTGACTCCCCAAACTGATTTAGCTTATCAAATTTGGATTTATAAAGCGATAGATGAAACCCTCTTTTTAGGTGATTATGAAACCGCCCAACGTTCTTACGAAATCGGTGCTAATTGGGCATTATATCACGATACAGACCAAGCTAGAAATGCCGCTAGGCGCGCCCAAGAAACCGCCGCATTTTTAGCCACCAACCCCGATGGTAGATTAGTGCAAGCTAGCGCTTGGATGGGGGTTTATACTAATGCTAGAGACGATCAAACCCGAGAATTAGCCCTGAAAAAGATGGAACAACTCGGCGCAGAAGTGATCATTACTCCTAGTAGAATAACGGTGAGAATGCCTGAAGAAGAATGAAGAATTAAGAATTAAGAATTAAGAATTAAAACCTAAAAGCTAAAAGTGCAAAAACAAAGATTAGATACATTTTTGGTAGAAAAAGATTTTTGTCAATCCCGTCAACAAGCGATAGGTTTGATTAGGGCGGGTTGGGTAAAGGTTAATCAACGGGTGATAGATAAACCAGGTACAGAAATACCTATTGAGGCAACTATCGAAATATTCTCTAAACCTCCTTATGTGTCTCGGGGAGGAGAAAAGTTAGCCAAAGCGATCGCCGAATTTAAGATAGTGGTGAGCGATCGCATTTGTTTAGATGGGGGTATCTCTACAGGAGGGTTTACCGATTGTTTATTACAAAATGGGGCTAAACTAGTTTATGGTGTGGATGTAGGTTATGGTCAGGTTGCTTGGGAATTACGTCAGGATAGTCGTTTAATCCTTAAGGAAAGAAGTAATTTTCGTTATCTGCAACCAGAGGATTTATATGGTGGGGAAACTCCTGCTAATCTAGGGGTAATGGATTTATCCTTTATTTCTCTGA
It encodes:
- a CDS encoding four helix bundle protein, with protein sequence MYCYIAQDSLKELETHSIISQKVTLASASSIRTILTQCESMGRLLLALIRSLKNQ
- a CDS encoding prepilin-type N-terminal cleavage/methylation domain-containing protein, producing the protein MNTPLELKTKLLFYLRRKSSLGFTLLELMVVMIFLSIFSAIALPNLVKQAGKAREVEFKNTIGSINRAQQTYHWEKNEFAQGADDSATLNLLNISFNHKYIEDYNIRAYNDSNYATIRPNNPNYQLDQTRAYAGGTYFDEGNYSVIICQSYEVTEIIDEPVNDQECEPNAERIR
- a CDS encoding TlyA family RNA methyltransferase → MQKQRLDTFLVEKDFCQSRQQAIGLIRAGWVKVNQRVIDKPGTEIPIEATIEIFSKPPYVSRGGEKLAKAIAEFKIVVSDRICLDGGISTGGFTDCLLQNGAKLVYGVDVGYGQVAWELRQDSRLILKERSNFRYLQPEDLYGGETPANLGVMDLSFISLTKVLPTLWELLIPPKEVILLVKPQFEVGREQIGKKGVVRDRLAQGQAINTVLQAALDLGWQYRGLTNSPLTGPAGNLEYLLWLHLESNLAPPNLNEIHSFCKSV